One window of the Triticum dicoccoides isolate Atlit2015 ecotype Zavitan chromosome 3B, WEW_v2.0, whole genome shotgun sequence genome contains the following:
- the LOC119279025 gene encoding vacuolar fusion protein MON1 homolog isoform X1, whose protein sequence is MDPAPDPPAAAGEALAALSLRAADLPADFAASAAGGGHEIAEEEDEDDDEGYVTAASRGGSSTAASRRREEFEGLEEEDEDEDGPPSPSSSGYAGERGSSVASSAGAGAGGIEEEEPDPAPPLPPGAEDWARGKKHADEDDGSASWRKRKKHFFILSNSGKPIYSRYGDEHRLAGFSATLQAIVSFVENSGDHIKFVRAGKHQIVFLVKGPIYLVCISCTEETFEGLRGQLELMYGQMLLILTKSVNRCFEKNPKFDMAPLLGGTDAVFLSLIRAFSWNPATFLHAYTCLPLAQATRQAATAVLQDIADSGVLFALLMCDHKVISLVGAQKATLHPDDILLLANFILSSESFRTSESFSPICLPRYNPMAFLYAYVHFFDENTYLTLLTPRSDAFFDLKDSRARIQDVLLKSNVLLEVQRSLHENVLRVEDVPIDPTSQSTSAPAQSSQGLNSQLLSSDEAIGGPAGLWHFIYKSVYLDQYVSSEFALPIRNPKQQKRLYKAYQKVYASMHDKATGPHKTQFRRTEDYVMLSWITQDFELYAAFSPLADKTQAIKICNRVCQWIRDLEDRVFIYGESTIAWQYHHCWGDV, encoded by the exons ATGGATCCGGCccccgatccgcccgccgccgccggcgaggcccTGGCCGCgctctccctccgcgccgccgaccTGCCGGCGGacttcgccgcctccgccgccggcggcggccacGAGatcgccgaggaggaggacgaggacgacgacgaggggTACGTGACGGCGGCGTCCAGGGGCGGGAGCAGCACGGCCGCGTCCCGGCGGAGGGAGGagttcgaggggctcgaggaggaggacgaggacgaggacggccCGCCCAGCCCCAGCAGCAGCGGCTACGCCGGCGAGCGCGGCAGCAGCGTCGCCtccagcgccggcgccggcgccggcggcatcGAGGAGGAGGAGCCCGACCCCGCCCCGCCCCTCCCCCCCGGCGCCGAGGACTGGGCGCGCGGCAAGAAGCACGCCGACGAG GATGATGGTTCAGCTTcatggaggaagaggaagaagcatTTCTTCATCTTGAGCAATTCCGGCAAGCCGATATACTCTAG GTATGGAGATGAGCACAGGTTAGCTGGGTTTTCTGCTACACTGCAAGCGATTGTTTCTTTTGTGGAGAACAG TGGTGATCATATCAAATTTGTGAGAGCTGGGAAACATCAG ATAGTTTTCCTTGTCAAAGGTCCGATTTATTTAGTTTGTATAAGTTGCACCGAAGAGACGTTTGAAGGATTGAGGGGCCAACTAGAGCTCATGTATGGTCAG ATGTTGCTTATTTTGACAAAGTCGGTCAACAGGTGCTTTGAGAAGAATCCCAAATTTGATATGGCACCACTTCTAGGTGGCACAGATGCGGTTTTCCTCTCTCTTATACGTGCATTCAGCTG GAATCCCGCTACATTTCTTCATGCATACACATGCCTTCCCCTTGCCCAAGCAACAAGACAGGCTGCTACCGCAGTTTTGCAGGACATTGCTGATTCGGGAGTTCTGTTTGCACTGTTGATGTGTGATCACAAG GTTATTAGTCTTGTGGGAGCACAAAAGGCAACTTTGCATCCTGATGATATATTACTACTTGCAAATTTCATATTGTCCTCCGAATCTTTTAG GACTTCGGAGTCTTTTTCACCCATATGCTTGCCAAGATACAATCCTATGGCCTTCCTATACGCTTATGTTCATTTTTTTGAT GAAAATACTTACTTGACTCTTCTTACTCCGAGATCAGATGCCTTCTTTGATTTGAAAGATTCAAG GGCCCGCATTCAGGATGTTCTATTGAAATCAAATGTCCTTCTCGAAGTCCAAAGGTCTTTGCATGAGAATGTACTGCGTGTTGAAGATGTCCCCATTGATCCTACTTCTCAATCTACATCAGCTCCTGCACAGTCTTCTCAAGGCCTAAATTCTCAACTGTTGTCTTCTGATGAGGCAATTGGTGGACCAGCTGGACTTTGGCATTTTATATACAAAAGCGTCTATCTTGATCAGTACGTATCGTCTGAGTTTGCCTTGCCCATAAGAAATCCCAAGCAACAGAAGAG ATTGTACAAGGCTTATCAAAAGGTTTATGCTTCCATGCATGATAAAGCAACTGGTCCGCACAAAACTCAATTCAGAAGAACTGAGGATTATG TTATGTTGAGCTGGATAACCCAGGATTTTGAGCTGTATGCAGCCTTCAGTCCGCTGGCCGACAAG ACCCAAGCGATCAAGATATGCAACAGAGTATGCCAGTGGATCAGGGATTTAGAGGACAGAGTGTTCATATACGGAGAAAGCACCATTGCCTG GCAATACCATCACTGTTGGGGAGATGTATGA
- the LOC119279025 gene encoding vacuolar fusion protein MON1 homolog isoform X2, with translation MDPAPDPPAAAGEALAALSLRAADLPADFAASAAGGGHEIAEEEDEDDDEGYVTAASRGGSSTAASRRREEFEGLEEEDEDEDGPPSPSSSGYAGERGSSVASSAGAGAGGIEEEEPDPAPPLPPGAEDWARGKKHADEDDGSASWRKRKKHFFILSNSGKPIYSRYGDEHRLAGFSATLQAIVSFVENSGDHIKFVRAGKHQIVFLVKGPIYLVCISCTEETFEGLRGQLELMYGQMLLILTKSVNRCFEKNPKFDMAPLLGGTDAVFLSLIRAFSWNPATFLHAYTCLPLAQATRQAATAVLQDIADSGVLFALLMCDHKVISLVGAQKATLHPDDILLLANFILSSESFRTSESFSPICLPRYNPMAFLYAYVHFFDENTYLTLLTPRSDAFFDLKDSRARIQDVLLKSNVLLEVQRSLHENVLRVEDVPIDPTSQSTSAPAQSSQGLNSQLLSSDEAIGGPAGLWHFIYKSVYLDQYVSSEFALPIRNPKQQKRLYKAYQKVYASMHDKATGPHKTQFRRTEDYVMLSWITQDFELYAAFSPLADKTQAIKICNRVCQWIRDLEDRVFIYGESTIAW, from the exons ATGGATCCGGCccccgatccgcccgccgccgccggcgaggcccTGGCCGCgctctccctccgcgccgccgaccTGCCGGCGGacttcgccgcctccgccgccggcggcggccacGAGatcgccgaggaggaggacgaggacgacgacgaggggTACGTGACGGCGGCGTCCAGGGGCGGGAGCAGCACGGCCGCGTCCCGGCGGAGGGAGGagttcgaggggctcgaggaggaggacgaggacgaggacggccCGCCCAGCCCCAGCAGCAGCGGCTACGCCGGCGAGCGCGGCAGCAGCGTCGCCtccagcgccggcgccggcgccggcggcatcGAGGAGGAGGAGCCCGACCCCGCCCCGCCCCTCCCCCCCGGCGCCGAGGACTGGGCGCGCGGCAAGAAGCACGCCGACGAG GATGATGGTTCAGCTTcatggaggaagaggaagaagcatTTCTTCATCTTGAGCAATTCCGGCAAGCCGATATACTCTAG GTATGGAGATGAGCACAGGTTAGCTGGGTTTTCTGCTACACTGCAAGCGATTGTTTCTTTTGTGGAGAACAG TGGTGATCATATCAAATTTGTGAGAGCTGGGAAACATCAG ATAGTTTTCCTTGTCAAAGGTCCGATTTATTTAGTTTGTATAAGTTGCACCGAAGAGACGTTTGAAGGATTGAGGGGCCAACTAGAGCTCATGTATGGTCAG ATGTTGCTTATTTTGACAAAGTCGGTCAACAGGTGCTTTGAGAAGAATCCCAAATTTGATATGGCACCACTTCTAGGTGGCACAGATGCGGTTTTCCTCTCTCTTATACGTGCATTCAGCTG GAATCCCGCTACATTTCTTCATGCATACACATGCCTTCCCCTTGCCCAAGCAACAAGACAGGCTGCTACCGCAGTTTTGCAGGACATTGCTGATTCGGGAGTTCTGTTTGCACTGTTGATGTGTGATCACAAG GTTATTAGTCTTGTGGGAGCACAAAAGGCAACTTTGCATCCTGATGATATATTACTACTTGCAAATTTCATATTGTCCTCCGAATCTTTTAG GACTTCGGAGTCTTTTTCACCCATATGCTTGCCAAGATACAATCCTATGGCCTTCCTATACGCTTATGTTCATTTTTTTGAT GAAAATACTTACTTGACTCTTCTTACTCCGAGATCAGATGCCTTCTTTGATTTGAAAGATTCAAG GGCCCGCATTCAGGATGTTCTATTGAAATCAAATGTCCTTCTCGAAGTCCAAAGGTCTTTGCATGAGAATGTACTGCGTGTTGAAGATGTCCCCATTGATCCTACTTCTCAATCTACATCAGCTCCTGCACAGTCTTCTCAAGGCCTAAATTCTCAACTGTTGTCTTCTGATGAGGCAATTGGTGGACCAGCTGGACTTTGGCATTTTATATACAAAAGCGTCTATCTTGATCAGTACGTATCGTCTGAGTTTGCCTTGCCCATAAGAAATCCCAAGCAACAGAAGAG ATTGTACAAGGCTTATCAAAAGGTTTATGCTTCCATGCATGATAAAGCAACTGGTCCGCACAAAACTCAATTCAGAAGAACTGAGGATTATG TTATGTTGAGCTGGATAACCCAGGATTTTGAGCTGTATGCAGCCTTCAGTCCGCTGGCCGACAAG ACCCAAGCGATCAAGATATGCAACAGAGTATGCCAGTGGATCAGGGATTTAGAGGACAGAGTGTTCATATACGGAGAAAGCACCATTGCCTGGTGA